The genomic window AATTATTCCAATCTGACAATTAAGATATATTTGCATAGGCAATGTGGGATTAGCCCTTAAATAGTGTACGTTTCCTGAATTCTTTCTGagtatttttcataaatatgctGAAAAgaattcaacaaacaaacaaacaaaaacaactgcTACTCTTCTTCGTAAACTCTCAGTATACCAGCGTACATCTCAGTTACAGTATTAGGCTTCAAGTAGatcaaaaaacaacatttaatctTAACATCTAGATGAGAAAAACTTAGCATAACGAGAGGTAGTGGAAAAAACGATGAAAACGAGACTCTTATAATCACACAGCACAGGCTCCACTTCGTTTTCTTAGAACAGGAACCTTTTGGCAAGAAAGATTATTTTTCTAAGTCATACCATGCTGATAAAACCATTATCAACAGCTGTTAGCCATCACCGTGACAGCtgtcaagtgaaaaaaaaaaactcctaaacTCTTGAAATCTAATAAAACATTAGCAGCAAACATGAAGTTGAGGCATTGAAATTAAACAGatacacacactttaaatgaTGACACTTTCTAAATGGGGACCAAATGTTCTTGTATAATGTGTATTCTAGCTAACAATGAGTGAAAATGTCGCAGCTGACTATGCTTTAAATGATAACTTTGTCTGGGATGACTGggatgattttgttttgtttgttcagaGTTTAATCATGTTTTTGAAGGGCCGTAACTATCATTGACACTGGAGAGGACAAGTGTTGCCCCAATAACTAAACAAGCCCAATAAAATAGTCAAATTTCATCCAATCAAAGTTTGTTTGTCAATGTGTGGTTCTTGTTAACTGTTAATTTGTTTGTCAGTTAAATGTATACTTTCTAATCTTGCTAATCTTGGCCAGGATTCTCttgtaaaagtgatttttaatctcaatgtgtgtttcctaaaaaataaaggttatattaataataatggtaatatcACCATAAATATGACTTAATTTAAAATAGTGAGGTAATATTAAAGCAGTTTTACAATTAAAACGGAAAATGACAAAAATCAATATCCTGTGTGCATTTTGAATTGAAAATGCACATGATTcgtgtaatttattaaatgaatgcgATGAGACATAAAATACTATGACTTTCAGTCATAATGTGCATACAAACAAGACTAAATGTGTGCATATTATAAAATACTGACCTACTAGAATTAGAGCTATTTCTGTAATAAAATGATTGGTCCCCCTTGAAGGTTCATGGTTACGACCATGGTTTATAGTATTTTGTTTATATGGTAACAATATAATCTTTGCTTTTAAGATACTTTTGAGTTTTAAATTGCAGAGGTGCGATCAAAATTGAAATGAACATATGGTGATaattattgtgaactttttttcccaAAAAATCTGACTCCTAAAAAGATTTTACATACACTGTGTTAACTGTCCATTAGTTTTAGTGACCTCTATGATGTTGGACTGTCAGGAGGTATTCATACAGATGCATTACTTGTCATCGAAATCCATAAAAATTTAGGATATTTTCCACTGTCAAAGATAACGTGATAAATGTCCATGTGTCATGCAGggtcctttttttttattttagagcaaGACAATTTGGATTTATTGCTCATTTCTTTAATGAcatatttttcttctgttaaaacaaacaagaaaagtcaataaatttgttttataaatgtagGAAAGCTGAGCTTTCCCTGATGGTTCACTGCTTCAGCAAGTAAACTGCTAGATAACACCTACTGGATTCGTAAAAACAACATACTGTAAATGAAAGAGCTACTCACATTGGCTGATGCTCAAACACACGTCAAAGAAGGATATCTATGCACTGGATAAAGTGACAAAGGTCTTCATTTTAATGTGGTAAacctgcagagtgaatggcactTAACTCTCAGAGCACCAATAAGAAAACCCAACAACAACACACTTGATCATGATTTACTTAACAAACGTTCATTCATTGGCACAAGAGTTGGGTGGAAGGGGGGTGACACTTTTAGGTTGGGTATGGTGACCAAAAAAACGCCAGTTTAAATGCAATTCACTCTTAAACGACTCCGCTAAAAGGTGAGAGAGTGGTTTAACACACCAGCATTTTTAAATATCGTGTTCTCATGCACTGGCTGCTGCGATTGCAATAGCACATAAAATGTCTAGAAAATTGAACAGCAACATTCAAGTTTGAATCCAACAACACGGAGCTAAAAAGCTGTCATTCTTTGAGGGACACACGTCTAAACCTCTAAAAGGAAACAGTATATCATCTTCAAACATGATGCTTCCCACATCATATCCGGGTTGAGTATTGCAATGTGTACGTGACACAACAGAAGAAAACGCATGCTGGATAAAAGTATTATAAAAAGTCGGACTTGTTTTTCGCTTCCGATTACCTGTGAAAAGGGCCGAGACCGTTCTCATGTGGAGAACTCGGAGGCaggggaaaaaacaaacatttcccTGATAGATCCGAATCCGTCGCGCCACCACCAGCCGGGTCTCGGCGATCACAGTTATTCGAAATAGACCTAAGTGTAACTCTCAAAAACAAGGCATAGTGTTCACTAcacttttgtttaataaaatacatttctttaATGTGTAAGACAATTCGAAGCTCTTTTAAGAACCTCCAGAACGTTGGTGAGTGATTTTCAAGCAATTCTCGGTCGATCCAGCGAAGCTTACAGCCCATGACATACAGTACCTGTGCTTCTCTCTGTTAGTAATGGACTGGGGACTGGGCTAGGAGGACTTACACAAAAAACTGTGTGGTCGCCAGCATCAGCAGCTTTTGTGCCCTTACTCAGTGTCGAGGCATTGTGATTTTTGCAGAGAGAAAGAAATGTTCAGGATTCATTTAGCTGCCCAATCACAACACTAGCTAGCCCTTATGTTTCCCAGTTAAAGAACTGTCGACACGCAAAAGAAAGAGTTTGGACGGCAAGACGGCGATTACGCTTCCCAGCTTTTCTTTTACAAAACAATTGGCACAGCTAAGTTTCCCTTCGCTTACGAGAGCTTTACAATGTTCTCTCCCCATGACAgcataaaaactttatttttttttgttttattattattattattattattcaaaaaacATTGTAGTCCGAGGCTTAAATGTCAAACTGGAGTAAATTCCATAACCTTAAATATCATGCAAAGGTTTTCTAGCTCAACATCTACCGCTTCTCCGTTagttttttgattttctttttaaaaataataataataataacattattcagCTGTCCTCGGAGATGTGAGGCAAAAAAGATGGAGAGAATCAggtagagagagagaaacaggtgAGGTAAACAGGAAGAGGTTTGAGGAGACAAAAAACAGGTGAATGAAAAAGACAAGTATAGGAAGTATGGATCTGTCAGTTTTCCtacacgctttttttttttttgtttttctgtgtcaCAGTTGCCTGAGCAGCTCATATTGGCACTTAAACAGAACTGAACTTCAGGGTCACTAGTGGATGCTCAGAATTGCTTAACTACTCACTCTTGAAATAAGAAACATCACACCTTTTGAAAGTGGCACCTTGGGGCTTTTTTGTCTCAAATGTTCTTGCTGAAACCTAGGTGTCTAAGCAGGCCCTCTTGCTGTTTAGGAGATCCCTGTAAACAGATGAGTTGAGAAATCGAGGGAAGGAGTCTCTGTGCATGAGGGTGTAGATCTGGAGCTGGGCCTCCTCATACATGGTACTGCTGGGTTCTGCCAAGCTTTGGTTGATGCCTTCCCTCACCCGTGAATCCAAGCTGACCTGCACAACAATCAATAAACAATTTTACATAAATTCTTGGTAAAGACTGAATACAGTATAATTTAAAAACTCAGATAagtcaaacatttaaaataagtgttctaacctaaaaaaaaaagtttcccgttttattttttaatttaaaaaaataataagccgTCAATGAGTGTTACAAAAGAATAAATCAAAACCCTTTTCAGGCACAGccctaaaataataattaaatgtgcaGTATAGAGGTCTACATTCCCACGGCAGTACCGCAGGAGCTGACCAGATATCTTGCGGCAcggaaatacatttttaaataaagcgcagcagcggtcggtaactggtgtaatttaaACGGGAGTGGGCGGTgtcaatatcgctcccgactcccgagcgagcaagcacgtgtatatatgtgtgtgaatgagagagcatcatgctgtgtgtcgcttgtttggtgctgtgcatgtttgtgaatgagagagagagcatgaTTCTGTGCGTCGCTagcttggtgctgtctatgtgtatgtgtgtgaatgagagagagtgtgatgctgttTGTCGCTTGTTTGGTGCTCATGTAGTGCTTACGGAGTGTTTTTTGGTTTTGCTTATCTGTTTGTGAACACATTCAAATTGCTTATCACTCAAATGATAACGCAAATCTCGTCAAGTAGTGTGTTGTTAAGACACAGGCTTACAATGTAAACTGCTCACCTAATATTTAtgcaatatattacaatatttagattatttgctaatcaataacctcgtgtggaactctgaatctgcatcctATTTCGGGGTCTTTTACcatccaccggaggtcgcatttcattCGCGGACACACACTTGGAGAGCGTTCTtgactgaattaatgaaataaactgttttccaccaaggcaaccccaGGTGCTGAAATATAGCTGGCTAATCTGGCATTAGGCGAGTTAAAtcacaaaaacaaagacagatgttccggcacgtaacacacattttcaaagcagaatatctaactttagcattgtttttcagataaacaagaatgttcacttagcatgtttcttaaatatttgcaaacatattatggtagtTTATGCTTTAGAgacaaaaacgtacatacagcacctgtAATTCATTTTTCATCTTTTCACTACCTATTTGACAGCAAGTTATTGTAAGAAATTTAGAATAGCACATTTTCTCTCACACacgcatacgcacacacacatacagtatacagttgaagttgaaaaattatttgcccccctgaattataagcccccctgtttatttttttcccctatttactagatatttcaagacacttctatacagcttaaagttacatttaaaggcttaacttaagttattgtataacgatggtttgttctgtagaccattgaaaaaatatagctttaaggggctaataactttgaccttaaaatgtatttaaaaaaaaaaatgtttaattaaaaactgaactgagctaaactgaactgaactgaacttaaacactaaaaactgaactacactgttccagttactatgaccatttatgtgaagctgctttgacataatctacattgtaaaagcgctatacaaataaagctgaattgaattgaattgaattaaaaactgcttttattctagcccaaataaaacaaataagactttctccagaagaaaaaatattatcagacatactgtaaagatttccttggtctgttaaacatcatttgtcaaatatttgaaaaagaaaaaaaaatcaaaggggaactaataatttggacttcaactgtatataaatacagctcagaatttttttaaatatacatataaccATTATTCTGCATGCCAGGGGAGCCATATTTTGTGTAACGTGGAAATGTTAAGCTCACTAAacttaaattttataattatgcatacaaataattttttgttaatacatttaagacaacaggtttactcactttttaaagtaaagtcaactaatcacttttacagtgttgacaaaaaaagaaaaataataattttagcaTCTGAAGTGAATATCTGAATTTATGAAGATCTCATATttcatttagaaatgtattgTGGCCACAGTCAGCATTATTTACTTGTGTCCACCCCACAATCTAACCTCTTTTGGTGAAAGAATGGAGACATAGTCTTCATAAATGATCCTGGCTTTTTCTTCGACAACTGATGGATTGGTTTCTTTCTTCATATCCTCACAGGCAATCCAGAACAGCAGGTTTTCTTCGCTGTACTCAGACCTCAGGAACTCCCGGAAAACATCCCGGCCCTCTGGAGAACGCATCATCATCTCAAAGCTCCGGGACCAGGCAATCACCTCATCCAGTGTGGGATGCCTTCAGATGGGACACAATGAAAAAAGCAGGAACTACCCATATAAAACAACAGTATTCAGAGTGGAAAGAAAATAAAGGGCAATTAGATggcatttaatttacatttacatttacacgtAATTGTATTTGCCATTCATTGCCCTAATAAAGACTGAGCCATAGGAAAGTAAAAGTAGTATACTCAATTTACCCCAAAAAAGTAAGTAGTATGAATGTCAAATAATCAatctgtaattattattaaataaataaaaactatttgaaTTTCACAGATATGATTTACCTGCAATTAGTGGTGCATGTTGTCGTATAGACAggtttattgtattttactgGCTGCCTCTTACTTTGAtcaaaatgaataaaggcaaaatTCACCCAAATATATTTTCTCAAGTGTTTTACAACCTTTAAGAAGTTTGTTGCTTGACTGTAAACAAAAGAAATCTTGAAAATGTAGGAAAcatttctgtctggttctcaaatcttattggctgatagccgtgcgatattctgcaataaccaGTCATGCAGCCTCTTCACActtctgtattactctgcccacatagagtgacaggagatcaataaactcactacagtttgacaaatatttcagctgttggacaacaaaatgtactttatagttttttaggcgagaatctagttgtttagactgcaactatgcagtttatttataaggatagtgcctattttaaatatttataatttctgagagacagagCGTCAGCGGCCATTGGCCtatcattgagcagagcaaagatggttgacgttctgccacaagatggtttcagagactgcataataagcccttagaggagaaaaactccaACTACTGCTGATCAAATCATTTTCAAAACGGGCAATCGGCTTTCTAAgtcaatctttctcttttgtatgttgtagtgctgtatttataccatagtctgGTAGTTTTGGTAGTgtttctggtagtgtttgctttactTTGGATTTTTAAGGGTtatttattgtgatctcccgactgCAATAGAGAAAtgctgggaaatgtctctagaccgATGGTATTTCATGCcatttagccttataatcttaaattgcaagcaaaatcacctgttttgttatcactttagaGATTATGCAAGAGCAGATTTGACTATACAACAAAACCACTCTTGTAACAGCAAAAACAATCTGAAAGGCATACATTTCAAATTTTATCAAGGCAGAGAGAATTAAGTAAGTCTTAAGCTAGACATTTCTTGATAAAATACCATAACAGTGAGAAAACCCTTTAACCCTTCATCAGGCAAAAAACtataattacaatataattatttattcatttttgtaagTCATAAATGTTCAAAAGTCttgtaatattgttttaataatgttttttttttaaattacaaactgcttttattctagccgaaagaagaaaaaatattatcagacatactgtgaaaattaccttgctttgttaaacatcatttgtgaaatatttgaaaaagaacaaaattcaaaagggggctaaaaattctgacttcaactgtttaggtcagatttttttttaaatatacatataactaTTATTCTGCATGCAAATGAAGCCATATTTTTAAGCTATATGcttttcataaaaaaacacatatatgGCTTATTTTGGAATTGtcagatacactgtaaaaaacaattaaatacttTCATtcaacattttcttaaaaaaaaattgtcttattGCTAACAGAATAAGAAGTAAACTTTCAACAGATCATGTCGATTTGGTTGTTTTTCTCAAAAAAgcacatgtaaaacaatataaacgCCAAATCTTCCTCAagtgtataataatgtttgaataaaaaataacactgttctcattaaatttgatttaaataaattaaaataaatttaatttaaataaatttagtgtttttataagcttaaagggaaagttcagccaaaaattacaattctatcatcatttactcgcccttctGCATTCTTTattcggttgaacacaaaagaagatattttgaaaaatgttgggaaCCGGTAATGATTGACTTTCACAAGACTTGTTTTCCTActctggatgtcaatggttactggtttcattcttcaaaatatcttcttttgtgttcattaaaagaaagaatctcaaattagttttgaacaagtgaaaagtgagtaaatgatgagttatgtttttattttagggtgaaaCATCTCTTCAAATTTTCATTTGGCATGATTCTGATTAAAGCCAAATCCTAATTTGTAGACAGTTTTCAGTATTTAAAGTCAGTTAATGACACTGTAATTCCAGTTGAATGAAAATCAACAGTATGTTTAAAAGGTTTGATAAAAAGCACTATAAAAAAAGCACCAAGCATCTTGTCCCTGAACAGTAATAGATGTTTGCGACAACTCACAGTTCCTCTGTTGCTTCTATGCTATCCATCTTTGTACACGTTTGCCTCTCTGAACGTTCCCTTCTGTCTTCATTCCTAGGGTGAGAAGAAAAGTGTTAGACACAGCAACGTCTCTGTGGCATTTCAAACATGTTGTGTTGATCATAGCACAAGGTTTTTTGAGCTTGCCAGCTGCTATTGCAGTGTTTAAAAGGTCATACgatgaaaaaaaacacaacactgtTTCATTTTAGAATAAAATCTTTAagtacaaaacaaacataaaggaACAGATGTCCTCTTGTTTAGGTtttgaaatatacatttatttactaaAGACATGCAGTCAAACATTACCAAATGAAAAAGTGCATTTGTTGGAGTTTCCCTTTTAGATGCTTCATTTATGGGAGgagtttatttaaatgaatcacgTAAATGTGGTTTGCAGCTTTTAGATTACTAGTATTCGTGTAATCGTATTATAAAACACCCCAAAAAGCATGTTCTTACCCCTTTTGCACCTGTTTTGTTGGTAGATGGCGCATGACTGATTATCTAATTGTTTGCAACCTAATTTGTGTCATTTTTTTCACTTTGTTGCACATTATGAAAATGAACTGctttatctgttttgtttaatttgtgcATTGTCAGTAGATTAACCTAATGGtaataatattaagaaatatAAACATAAGAAATATTGTAGCTTTAAGGTTGTGCAATGGCTGACAGTCTGACTTTGTGGCAGGCTGACACATATTTTGTGGCTGTTAGGGATCATTGTGGAATTTTTACCTAAAATATATCGTAATTTTTCAGAATTTGATAATGCCATAAAATTTGAATACATTTGCTGGAATTTTTAGAAATATTCAATTCTAATGTGGTAATAGCGATCACAgtgatgtatatatatttatacaacagttctgtctggttcttgaatctgattgactGGTAGCCGTGAAATATTTAAGTAATAtgagcacccgtacagcctctttacccattgtgtattactccgcccacatacagccagcaaaaagcagacactacagatctaaagtttaaaagatgcttactcagctgtttaactgtcagcttatgatttgaatccaaggtggaagaaagtagttcctcatacaaaaaggtttttgagactctccatgtttgattttgtttttatataaacaattatgccgtcaaactgttgtataaacacaatattacactcatagcagtgcgatatggctgtatatcggcactggtgggggcactaaggcactctgcctgcggcctcgtgccaacgcacgcctcccaccagtgccgatatac from Danio rerio strain Tuebingen ecotype United States chromosome 13, GRCz12tu, whole genome shotgun sequence includes these protein-coding regions:
- the rgs17 gene encoding regulator of G-protein signaling 17 isoform X1, coding for MSPQSVSGVEMRKRQQGRIEGPPQAPGHPRPNTCCLCWCGCCKCLWNEDRRERSERQTCTKMDSIEATEELHPTLDEVIAWSRSFEMMMRSPEGRDVFREFLRSEYSEENLLFWIACEDMKKETNPSVVEEKARIIYEDYVSILSPKEVSLDSRVREGINQSLAEPSSTMYEEAQLQIYTLMHRDSFPRFLNSSVYRDLLNSKRACLDT
- the rgs17 gene encoding regulator of G-protein signaling 17, yielding MPQSVSGVEMRKRQQGRIEGPPQAPGHPRPNTCCLCWCGCCKCLWNEDRRERSERQTCTKMDSIEATEELHPTLDEVIAWSRSFEMMMRSPEGRDVFREFLRSEYSEENLLFWIACEDMKKETNPSVVEEKARIIYEDYVSILSPKEVSLDSRVREGINQSLAEPSSTMYEEAQLQIYTLMHRDSFPRFLNSSVYRDLLNSKRACLDT